The SAR202 cluster bacterium genome segment AGTATGGAGAGAAGGTAGTTCTCAGCCGCTGGAGAAAGGCGGGTTTCCGACATGCGCGACTTCGGGGACCTGGGGTTCAACGGCGCCATATGCCCTCATCAGGCGTCTGAATTAGAGACTGAATGTAACACTTACCTATGGGGCAGTCAACGCAACCCACATTCCGGCGGGTTGCGTTGAGTAATCGAATGGTTTACAGATAGCTAGGAGGAAACGACTGTGGTATTATTCAGATTGCAGTCTTTGCTCTTGCGATTTGCTGTAGCCTTGAAATGACTCCCCGGACCGACACAGGGAGCGTTTCCGTTTGACCTGTTGCCGGGCATGAGCATTTTAGGCAAGTCCCAGGGACGAGAGGAATACAGAGAAAGGTCATGCCAGACGAAATGGAAGCTACGGTTAGCAAGCCGAAGGCGAAGGCCGTCCCGGCGCAACGAACAGAGGCCGGAATGGACTGGCCAAGGTTACGTTTCGCCCTTGCCATGGGTGTATTTGCGGCGGCCCTGGGCGCGGTCACACTCCTTATTAACTTCCTCACACAGGCCGAGTTCTTCCAGGTGCCGGAAAGACTCCCGCTCAGCCACACTCTCCTCTTCGGTGTGTGCGGGGCACTGCCCGGCTTCCTGATGGTCGCCCCTGCGGCCTACCTTATGTACGGCGTCAAGCCCGTCTTTCGGAAGGGCAAACGTGAGCCGCGCAGCCTGATAGCGTGGATCACCCTCGGCTTCACTTACGCCTTCTTTTACTCCCTTCTGGCCGGAGGCGTCTTCCTCCCAATAGGCCAGTACATGGTACTTTTCCTGTCCAGCCTTTACGGCGTTCCAAACCTGGTAGTCAAGTTCATCGACCTCGCTACCGCGGACTGGTATACGCTGGGCATTCTCAACAGCTTTAAAATTGTGTACACGTGCCTCGTTGCCGGTGCGTTCTTCGGGCCAGGCGCGTGGGTCATAGACAAGTTCAACACCTCGGCAGACAAGAAGACGGCCGAATACGGGACATGGGCTGTCGTGGCAGTATTCAGCATCATACCGCTGCTGCTTTTCGCGTTCTCTTCCGAGTCCCTCCTTTCCAAGCTGGGATAGGCCACAGGTCAATCGACAAATATAGAAGGAGGATGTGGTCGGCGGGCTTGCCCGCCGACCACATCCTCCTTCTTTTATCTTCAGACAGGGGCTATGTCCGGGCCTTAATTTGGCACAGTTACCAGCCTACCGCCCTCCTGGTGGGACTTCAGGAAGCCGAGCATGATCTGTAGCACCTTCCTGCCTTCCGTGGCGGAGGAGATGCTCTGCCCGCCCTTCTCAAGGATGTCGAACATCTCCTCGTAGGCCGCAACGAGGCCGTGGACCTGGAAGAAGTCAGGTCTGAGTGTGAGCCTGAGCAGGTCGCCGGGACCCGGCCCCGCAGTCTGAAGCTCCGCCGTTCGGTCCTCCAGTCCAAAATTGATCTGCCCGTTTGGGCCGCTTAGCTGTACCGTGTACGTCGCCAGAGTGTTTTTCATTCCGGCGTAGTGGGTCCGGACACCGTTCTTGAAAATAATGAAGCCGCTCACGCCCGGGTCGTTCGCCGGCTCCCGCCCACCGTCCCCCTTGTACCTGTCCCAATGGTCGAAGCCGTCCTCCAGCCTGGCAAAGACCTGCACCGGTTCGGAGTCCGCAAAAAAGCTCACCGCGTCGAGCATGTGCGTACCGTTGCGGAAGAGCATCGCCCTCGGGCCGCCAAGCGTCGCGACGATGCTGCTGAGCTGGCCTATGCTGCCAGCGCGAATAGTGTCGCGCACCTTGTGGTAAAGGGGCGCCCATCGCCGTGTGTGGCCTACTACCAGCAGTGTCCCGTTCTTGAGGCACGCATCGATCATCCGGTCCGCGTCTTCCAGGCTGGTTGCTATTGGCTTCTCGCAAAAGATCGCCCTGACACCTGCATTGGCGGCGTCTACCGTTATGTTGGCGTGGAGGTTGTCCGGGGTTACTACCGTGAGGGCGTCCAGCTTCTCCTTCGCGAGCATCTCTTTGTACGAGGTGTACACATTCGCTTTCGGCCACTTGGCGCCCCACGTCTTTTTGAAATCTTCCAGTAGCTCCGGCTTGAGGTCACACAGGGCCGCAACTTCCGCCCGTGGATTCAGGGCAAGGCAGGAAGCGTGAGAGACTATTATCTGGTTCTTGAGAGGGTAGGGGGGCGGCGCTTTGGGAGCGCTCGCCGCAATCCATGTTCCGCCGACGATTCCGACTCGATATGCCATTCGAAATTGACCTCACAATGGAATTATGACTATTACTAAGGAGGGCAGCGGCTGAAGTATACCTGCGTTCAGGTGGCCCTACAAGCCGAATACGTAATCGTCGCCGAAGATGTGGATTGATGAAAAGTTCGAGTGCATGTACTATAATCTTGACTGAAGCAGCGCACCATATATAATTGTCTGCTATCGAAAGGTACCGTCGTTTTCGCGTCTCACCGGACTAGGCGCACCACTTGCCGCAGGAGGGGTGTTGTCTTGACACGGAAGCCGCAAATAGATTACGGTACTCGCGATTAAAATGGGTGAGCACACCCTCAAGCAGTTATGGTGAAATACTGCGAGCGGCGAAGAGTGAACGCTTGCACGCAGTACCCGGGCTGCTCGGTGCCAGCCCCTCTTTTGTGGTCGGCCAATCCCAAGTCGGCGTGTGTAGTGCGGATCCCTTTGTTGTAGACTCTTGGCAGCTCTAAAGGAGTGCGGTTAATGGCAGACCAGGCCTCGCAGCAACCCAACCCCACCGTTCAGGACCAGCAACACGAGGAGTACAACGTTGCTTCTCAGTGGAAGCTGATGTGGTGGCGCTTCAGGAAGCACAAGGCCGCAATGATCTCGGCAGTTATTCTGGGCATTTGCTATCTGGCCTTCCCGTTTTCCGAGTTCCTCGGAATCGGTGAGCCGGGACGAATCACCGAGCCGTATCACTACCTTCGGCCTCAGGTCATCCGCTTTTTCGATAATGGTAGCTTTAGCCCCCACGTCAACGGACTCAGACCTTACCGTGACCTCAAGACTTTCCAGAAGAAGTACCAGACCCTTCCCAACCTGAAGTACCCGGTCCGCCTCTTTGCTTCCGGCTACGAATACAAGATGTTTGGCTTCATCAATACAAACAAGCACATTCTTGGGTTCTCAGACCCTAACGTGCTTACTCAGGACACCACAATGCCTGACGGCACGGTGCTGCCCAGCCGTCCGTCGCTCTTCCTGCTCGGCAGCGACTCGCTCGGGCGTGATAGCTGGTCCCGCCTTGTCCTATCCAACCGCATTTCGCTCTCCATCGGCATGATCGGCGTGGCCATCAGCCTCGTCGGTGGAATCGTGATGGGAGGCATATCCGGCTACTACGGCGGCGTGGTAGACACGATCATCCAGCGTATCATTGAAATCAAGGGCGGTATCCCAACCCTTCCGCTGTGGATGGGCCTGTCCGCCGCCGTGCCTCGCGACTGGACAGTCTTGCAAGTGTACTTCGGTATTACGCTGGTGCTCTCCATATTCGCTTGGACCGGTATGGCGCGCACCGTGCGCGGCAAATTCTTGGCCCTCCGCGAGGAGGACTACGTAATGGCCGCGCGCATCGCCGGCGCGCCCGAGGGCCGCATAATGTTCCGGCACATGCTGCCGGGCTTCTACAGCCACATCATCGCTTCCATAAGCTTGTCCATCCCCGGCATGATCATCGGAGAGACGAGCTTGAGCTTCCTTGGGCTGGGCCTCCGGCCCCCGGCGGTCAGCTACGGCATCATGCTGATCGAGGCGCAGAACCCGGTTACGGTGGCCCTGTATCCGTGGCTCATGTTCGTGGCGCTGCCGGTAATCATCATCGTCCTGGCCTTCAACTTCCTGGGTGACGGTCTCCGCGACGCGTCCGACCCATACGGCAAATAATCACTAGGAGGAATAATGACCGAGAATAACAACGACTTTCTTATTCGAGTCAGAGACCTGAAGGTCCACTATGCCACCGATGAGGGCGTGGTGAAGGCCGTGGACGGCGTCAACTTCGAGCTCAAGCCCGGCGAGACGCTCGGCGTCGTGGGCGAGAGCGGGTGCGGCAAGAGCACCGTCGGCAGGGCGATTCTGAACATCGTCGAGAAGCCCGGCAAGATCGAGGACGGCACTATCGAGTGGAAGATGTCTCCCGGCCCGGACTCCGACATAGTGGACATCTCCAAGGAGGCGCCGAACGGGCGCCTGATGCGCGGGATCCGCGGCGCGGGAATCGCGCTGATCTTCCAGGAGCCGATGACATCGTTCAGCCCCTTGCACACCATCGGCAACCAGATGGCGGAGGCGATTCGCCTTCACACGGACCTGACAGAGATGCAGATTGAAGAGCGCTCCAAGGAGCTGCTCAAGATGGTCGGCATCCCGAACGCGGAACAGCGCCTGAAGGAGTACGCCTGGCAGCTCTCCGGCGGTCTTCGCCAGCGCGCGATGATCGCAATGGCCCTCTCCTGCGAGCCCAGGCTGCTCATCGCCGACGAGCCGACAACGGCTCTCGACGTGACGACACAGGCACAGATTCTAGACCTGATGCGCCAGCTCCAGCAGCGGAACGGCATGGGCATCGTCCTCATCACCCACAACCTGGGCGTGGTGGCGGAAATGTCGGACAAGATCGCAGTCATGTACCTGGGCAAGGCCGTTGAGACCGGCCCAGTGGACGATGTGTTCCATAACCCGCAGCACCCATACACTCAGGGCCTGCTGCGGTCGATTCCCAGCATCTACACCAGGGGCCACGGCAAGCTGCCCTCTATTCCGGGTAGCATTCCTCACCCCTTCAACCGGCCTTCGGGTTGCACCTTCCGGCCGCGGTGCCCGTCATTCATGCAGGGCGTATGCGACGTGCACGTGCCCACCTTCCAGGCCATCAAGGGCACCAACCAGCAGGTACGATGCTTCCTGCATCACCCGCCGAAAGAGGCGGAACAGCCCAAAGAGGTGACAACACGTGGTTGAGGCCAAGACTTCCAACGAAACTCTGACGATGTCCCACCCGGACTCGCTGCTTGAGGTCCGAAGTCTCAAGAAGTACTTCCCGATCATGAAGGGCTTCATGAAAAGGCAGGTCGGCGCGGTCAGGGCCGTCGACGACGTCAGCTTCGAGATCAAGCAGGGCGAGACCCTCGGCCTGGTGGGCGAGAGCGGATGCGGCAAGACCACAACCTCCCGCTGTATCATGAGGGCCATCGATCCTTCCTCCGGCGATATTCTGTTCAAGACGGAGACCGGGGAGGTGGTGGATGTTTCCACCATCGATAAGGAGCCGTTGCGCGAGCTGCGCAAGGACATGCAGATGATTTTCCAGGACCCGTTCACTTCGCTTAACCCGCGCATGTCGCTCCTGGACATCGTGGGCGAGCCTCTCCTGGTGCACGGGGAGAAGAGCTCCAAGGCCAGGCGGGACCGCGTAGCGGAGCTGCTGAGGCTCGTGGGCCTCCGGCCGGAGTACATGCGCCGCTTCCCGCACGCCTTCTCCGGCGGCGAGCGCCAGCGTATCGGTATTGCGCGCGCCCTTGCCCTGAACCCCAGGCTGGTGGTCGCCGACGAGCCTGTGTCCGCGCTGGACGTATCCGTCCAGGCCCAGGTCATCAACCTGCTCTCGGACCTCCAGCAGCAGCTGCACCTGACGTACCTGTTCGTGGCCCACGACCTCTCGATCGTCCGCCACATCTCCGACCGCGTCGCGGTCATGTACGTCGGCAAGGTCGCGGAGCTCGCGCCCACGGAGATGCTCTTCGAGAACCCGCTGCACCCGTACACGTCCGCGCTGCTGCAGTCGGTGCCTATACCTGATCCGCGCCTGCGCAAGGCCCGCTTCGTCCTTCAGGGCGAGGTCGCCAGCCCGGCGAACCCGCCATCCGGCTGCTACTTCCACCCGCGCTGCCAGTTCGCCGTTGAACGGTGCCGCGTGGAAAACCCGCCGCTGCGCGAGGTTAAGGACAAGGGCCACTACGTGAGCTGCCACAGGGCAGAGGAGCTCCAACTCCCGGGCATCACGAAGGTCGGCATCAACAAGCAGTCGAAGCTCGGCGCCGCGCCTTCCGCCAAGCCCGCCGCTTCGTCCGCTGCGAAGCCTGCAGCGCCCGCCGCCCAGCCGCCGAAAGAAAATACCAAGAAGTAGTCTCCCGGCCGGCGAACATTGATGATTTGAACTGCGCCCCGACTTGTCGGGGCGCAGTTGTTTTCTATCCACCCCCCACGACCTGACCCTCTCGAATGGTCGCCACGGCCTCCAGCACCGGCCCTGGGCGGACGGCGCCGGAAACGTCGGCCAGCGCCTGCGCGGCATGGTTCCACCGGAGCACCGCAATATCGGCGCATGCGCCCGGGGCCAGGACGCCGATCTCTCCTTCCATCCCAAGGACCTTCGCGGGTC includes the following:
- a CDS encoding Gfo/Idh/MocA family oxidoreductase, with product MAYRVGIVGGTWIAASAPKAPPPYPLKNQIIVSHASCLALNPRAEVAALCDLKPELLEDFKKTWGAKWPKANVYTSYKEMLAKEKLDALTVVTPDNLHANITVDAANAGVRAIFCEKPIATSLEDADRMIDACLKNGTLLVVGHTRRWAPLYHKVRDTIRAGSIGQLSSIVATLGGPRAMLFRNGTHMLDAVSFFADSEPVQVFARLEDGFDHWDRYKGDGGREPANDPGVSGFIIFKNGVRTHYAGMKNTLATYTVQLSGPNGQINFGLEDRTAELQTAGPGPGDLLRLTLRPDFFQVHGLVAAYEEMFDILEKGGQSISSATEGRKVLQIMLGFLKSHQEGGRLVTVPN
- a CDS encoding ABC transporter permease yields the protein MADQASQQPNPTVQDQQHEEYNVASQWKLMWWRFRKHKAAMISAVILGICYLAFPFSEFLGIGEPGRITEPYHYLRPQVIRFFDNGSFSPHVNGLRPYRDLKTFQKKYQTLPNLKYPVRLFASGYEYKMFGFINTNKHILGFSDPNVLTQDTTMPDGTVLPSRPSLFLLGSDSLGRDSWSRLVLSNRISLSIGMIGVAISLVGGIVMGGISGYYGGVVDTIIQRIIEIKGGIPTLPLWMGLSAAVPRDWTVLQVYFGITLVLSIFAWTGMARTVRGKFLALREEDYVMAARIAGAPEGRIMFRHMLPGFYSHIIASISLSIPGMIIGETSLSFLGLGLRPPAVSYGIMLIEAQNPVTVALYPWLMFVALPVIIIVLAFNFLGDGLRDASDPYGK
- a CDS encoding ABC transporter ATP-binding protein, whose translation is MTENNNDFLIRVRDLKVHYATDEGVVKAVDGVNFELKPGETLGVVGESGCGKSTVGRAILNIVEKPGKIEDGTIEWKMSPGPDSDIVDISKEAPNGRLMRGIRGAGIALIFQEPMTSFSPLHTIGNQMAEAIRLHTDLTEMQIEERSKELLKMVGIPNAEQRLKEYAWQLSGGLRQRAMIAMALSCEPRLLIADEPTTALDVTTQAQILDLMRQLQQRNGMGIVLITHNLGVVAEMSDKIAVMYLGKAVETGPVDDVFHNPQHPYTQGLLRSIPSIYTRGHGKLPSIPGSIPHPFNRPSGCTFRPRCPSFMQGVCDVHVPTFQAIKGTNQQVRCFLHHPPKEAEQPKEVTTRG
- a CDS encoding ATP-binding cassette domain-containing protein encodes the protein MSHPDSLLEVRSLKKYFPIMKGFMKRQVGAVRAVDDVSFEIKQGETLGLVGESGCGKTTTSRCIMRAIDPSSGDILFKTETGEVVDVSTIDKEPLRELRKDMQMIFQDPFTSLNPRMSLLDIVGEPLLVHGEKSSKARRDRVAELLRLVGLRPEYMRRFPHAFSGGERQRIGIARALALNPRLVVADEPVSALDVSVQAQVINLLSDLQQQLHLTYLFVAHDLSIVRHISDRVAVMYVGKVAELAPTEMLFENPLHPYTSALLQSVPIPDPRLRKARFVLQGEVASPANPPSGCYFHPRCQFAVERCRVENPPLREVKDKGHYVSCHRAEELQLPGITKVGINKQSKLGAAPSAKPAASSAAKPAAPAAQPPKENTKK